Proteins encoded together in one Cellulomonas gilvus ATCC 13127 window:
- a CDS encoding HlyD family efflux transporter periplasmic adaptor subunit yields MRDPARESGRGAGRRRGRRTRGAVVAVAAGATALCVAGGGVALALGSGDDARYRTATASLGSVAQGVDVVGTVASAARRDAAFWVAGTVEAVAVGVGDTVAAGDLLATIDDADLQADVDAATSALADAQQTLEDDLESQTTTSTSTTSTSTTSTSTTSTSTGAAGTASGALASSETVTAVPTAAPSGAPGDPTTPSDPSDPGEGELPDAVQAALDAVGAAQTALLEQYGSTSALLADSEEGVTAAGLVCQELLDAAAATGAPSTGDVLTLTPGTVAAGAALRVDATGVAALADGGTYTLVLASSGTVLAEVTPTDGAVHVGVLVPAGAAGQDAVALVGPDGTVATTALTVTPADDSALPDALAACQGAIGDVLTGQQGVAAAQQELLDRVTALDTAVDALADAVRDSAGSSDPTDPTDPDDPTDPGDPTDPGDPSDPGRPTDPDPEPTPPGTDPGTGDGTGQDTPGTGTQDDVASAADVLADRAAIELAQAELDVAESRLTLADLTAPIAGTVAAVSIEEGAAVTAASDTAVVTIVGGDGFVVTSTVTLGEVDLLEVGQPADVTVRTTDDPLTATVSSIGLLNAETTSTTPSYTVELAVDPTDARLFDGSSAQVTVAVADGDQVLTVPTSAVHVADGATTVDVLSDGAVSAVAVTTGAVGSEVTEVVDGLTAGDEVVLADLTQQLVTDGESSSGLTGLSGSDDEDAVPTGPGGFGGDFAPPGGFGGRPGE; encoded by the coding sequence ATGCGTGACCCCGCACGCGAGTCGGGTCGTGGTGCCGGCAGGCGCCGGGGCCGCCGCACGCGCGGAGCCGTGGTGGCGGTCGCGGCCGGCGCGACCGCGCTGTGCGTCGCGGGTGGTGGCGTCGCGCTCGCGCTCGGCTCGGGCGACGACGCGCGGTACCGCACCGCGACCGCGTCGCTCGGCTCGGTGGCGCAGGGCGTGGACGTGGTGGGCACCGTCGCGTCCGCGGCGCGCCGCGACGCCGCGTTCTGGGTGGCCGGGACGGTCGAGGCCGTCGCGGTGGGCGTGGGTGACACGGTCGCCGCGGGTGACCTGCTGGCGACGATCGACGACGCGGACCTCCAGGCGGACGTGGACGCCGCGACCTCGGCGCTGGCCGACGCGCAGCAGACGCTCGAGGACGACCTGGAGTCGCAGACCACGACGAGCACGAGCACGACGAGCACGAGCACGACGAGCACGAGCACGACGAGCACGAGCACGGGCGCCGCCGGCACGGCCTCGGGCGCCCTGGCTTCGTCGGAGACCGTGACCGCGGTGCCGACCGCAGCACCGAGCGGCGCGCCCGGTGATCCGACGACACCCTCGGACCCGTCGGATCCGGGTGAGGGCGAGCTGCCCGACGCGGTGCAGGCCGCGCTCGACGCGGTCGGGGCGGCGCAGACCGCGCTGCTGGAGCAGTACGGCAGCACGTCGGCGCTGCTGGCGGACAGCGAAGAGGGCGTGACCGCGGCCGGACTGGTGTGCCAGGAGCTGCTGGACGCCGCGGCCGCGACGGGCGCGCCGTCGACGGGCGACGTGCTCACGCTCACGCCCGGCACGGTCGCCGCGGGCGCGGCGCTGCGGGTGGACGCCACGGGCGTCGCCGCGCTCGCCGACGGCGGGACGTACACGCTGGTCCTGGCGTCGAGCGGGACGGTGCTCGCGGAGGTGACGCCCACCGACGGCGCGGTGCACGTGGGTGTCCTGGTGCCCGCGGGCGCGGCCGGGCAGGACGCCGTCGCCCTGGTGGGCCCGGACGGGACGGTGGCGACGACCGCGCTCACGGTCACGCCCGCCGACGACTCCGCGCTGCCGGATGCGCTCGCGGCGTGCCAGGGCGCGATCGGCGACGTGCTGACCGGCCAGCAGGGCGTCGCCGCGGCGCAGCAGGAGCTGCTCGACCGGGTGACCGCGCTCGACACGGCGGTCGATGCGCTCGCGGACGCGGTCCGGGACTCGGCCGGTTCGTCGGACCCCACGGACCCGACCGACCCCGACGACCCCACAGACCCGGGCGACCCCACCGACCCGGGCGACCCCTCCGACCCCGGCCGGCCGACGGACCCCGACCCGGAGCCCACCCCGCCCGGGACGGACCCGGGCACGGGCGACGGCACGGGCCAGGACACGCCCGGGACGGGCACCCAGGACGACGTGGCGAGCGCGGCGGACGTCCTGGCGGACCGCGCCGCGATCGAGCTCGCGCAGGCGGAGCTGGACGTCGCGGAGAGCCGGCTCACGCTCGCGGACCTCACGGCACCGATCGCGGGGACGGTCGCCGCGGTCTCGATCGAGGAGGGTGCGGCCGTGACGGCGGCGTCGGACACGGCGGTGGTGACGATCGTCGGCGGCGACGGGTTCGTCGTGACGTCCACGGTCACGCTCGGTGAGGTCGACCTGCTCGAGGTCGGCCAGCCGGCGGACGTCACGGTCCGGACCACCGACGACCCGCTGACGGCGACGGTGTCCTCGATCGGGCTGCTCAACGCGGAGACCACGAGCACCACGCCGTCGTACACGGTCGAGCTCGCGGTGGACCCGACGGACGCGCGGCTGTTCGACGGCTCGTCGGCGCAGGTCACGGTCGCGGTCGCGGACGGTGACCAGGTGCTGACGGTGCCCACGTCGGCCGTGCACGTCGCGGACGGCGCCACGACGGTCGACGTGCTCAGCGACGGGGCCGTGTCAGCGGTGGCCGTCACCACGGGCGCGGTCGGCAGCGAGGTCACGGAGGTCGTCGACGGCCTGACGGCAGGAGACGAGGTGGTGCTCGCGGACCTCACGCAGCAGCTGGTGACCGATGGTGAGTCGTCGTCCGGCCTGACCGGCCTGTCGGGGTCCGACGACGAGGACGCCGTGCCGACGGGACCGGGCGGGTTCGGCGGCGACTTCGCGCCGCCGGGTGGGTTCGGCGGCCGCCCGGGGGAGTGA
- the proC gene encoding pyrroline-5-carboxylate reductase, whose protein sequence is MVEQAHGVDAQDDGTPAVAVLGGGVMGEALVSALLTGGWPADRVEVTERAQERAAQIAERYGVRTGADNAHAVQRADVVLLAVKPNVVPAVLTEVAPALRAGALVVSVAAGVPLATYESALPAGTPVVRVMPNTPAVVGKGASAIAPGAAAGEEHLALVERVLAATGLVVRVAEKDLDAVTAISGSGPAYAFYLIDAMAEAGVLLGLTRDLATRLAVATVEGAGALAAQGEHPAVLRERVSSPGGTTVAAVAQLDAHAVRAGVVAAARAAFDRSRELGRS, encoded by the coding sequence ATGGTCGAGCAGGCGCACGGCGTGGACGCGCAGGACGACGGCACGCCCGCGGTCGCGGTGCTGGGTGGCGGCGTGATGGGCGAGGCGCTGGTCTCGGCCCTCCTGACGGGCGGGTGGCCGGCGGACCGGGTCGAGGTCACCGAACGCGCGCAGGAGCGTGCCGCGCAGATCGCGGAGCGGTACGGCGTGCGCACCGGTGCCGACAACGCGCACGCCGTGCAGCGCGCCGACGTGGTCCTCCTGGCGGTCAAGCCGAACGTGGTGCCCGCGGTCCTGACGGAGGTCGCGCCTGCGCTGCGCGCGGGCGCGCTGGTGGTGAGCGTGGCCGCCGGGGTGCCGTTGGCCACGTACGAGTCGGCGCTGCCGGCGGGCACGCCCGTGGTCCGCGTCATGCCGAACACGCCTGCGGTGGTGGGCAAGGGGGCGAGCGCGATCGCACCGGGCGCGGCCGCGGGCGAGGAGCACCTGGCGCTCGTCGAGCGCGTGCTCGCCGCGACCGGGCTCGTGGTCCGCGTGGCCGAGAAGGACCTGGACGCGGTCACCGCGATCTCGGGCTCGGGCCCGGCCTACGCGTTCTACCTGATCGACGCGATGGCCGAGGCGGGCGTGCTGCTGGGGCTCACGCGTGACCTGGCGACGCGGCTCGCGGTCGCCACGGTCGAGGGCGCGGGTGCGCTCGCGGCCCAGGGTGAGCACCCCGCTGTGCTGCGCGAACGCGTGTCGTCGCCGGGTGGCACCACGGTGGCTGCGGTCGCGCAGCTGGACGCGCACGCGGTCCGCGCGGGTGTGGTCGCGGCCGCCCGTGCGGCCTTCGACCGCTCGCGGGAGCTCGGCCGGTCCTGA
- a CDS encoding ABC transporter ATP-binding protein, which translates to MADLLPARVLPPGRADTHPVIELTGARKTYRTGALEFEALRGVDLRIARGEYVAIVGPSGSGKSTLMNVLGCLDTLTAGEYRLAGEDVDQLDEVELAEVRNRRIGFVFQQFHLLPSLSALRNVELPLQYRRVPTAERRARAMQALERVGLGDRLDHRPGELSGGQQQRVAVARALVGDPDLLLADEPTGNLDSTSTRDVLALLDELHAQGRSIVLITHEHDVASRAQRVVRVLDGLTQEHAELPGAHA; encoded by the coding sequence ATGGCTGACCTCCTGCCCGCGCGGGTCCTGCCTCCGGGCCGTGCGGACACCCACCCGGTCATCGAGCTCACCGGCGCGCGCAAGACCTACCGCACCGGGGCGCTCGAGTTCGAGGCGCTGCGCGGTGTGGACCTGCGGATCGCACGCGGCGAGTACGTCGCGATCGTCGGGCCCTCGGGCTCGGGCAAGTCGACGCTCATGAACGTCCTCGGCTGCCTCGACACGCTCACGGCGGGTGAGTACCGCCTCGCGGGCGAGGACGTGGACCAGCTCGACGAGGTCGAGCTCGCGGAGGTCCGCAACCGCCGGATCGGCTTCGTGTTCCAGCAGTTCCACCTGCTGCCGTCGCTGTCCGCGCTGCGCAACGTCGAGCTGCCGCTGCAGTACCGGCGCGTCCCGACGGCCGAGCGACGCGCGCGCGCGATGCAGGCCCTCGAACGTGTGGGGCTGGGCGACCGCCTGGACCACCGCCCCGGCGAGCTCTCGGGCGGGCAGCAGCAGCGTGTCGCGGTCGCCCGCGCGCTCGTCGGCGACCCGGACCTCCTGCTCGCGGACGAGCCCACGGGCAACCTCGACTCGACGTCCACGCGTGACGTCCTGGCGCTGCTCGACGAGCTGCACGCGCAGGGGCGCTCGATCGTGCTCATCACGCACGAGCACGACGTGGCGTCGCGCGCGCAGCGCGTGGTCCGCGTGCTCGACGGCCTGACCCAGGAGCACGCCGAGCTGCCGGGGGCCCACGCATGA
- a CDS encoding ABC transporter permease: MTWAQTVGTGWAAIRSHTLRSALTVLGILIGIAAVILTVGLGLGTQRDVSAQISALGSNLLIVTPGSSTSSDGVRGGFGSAASLTRSDADALASAVAAPDVASVAPEKETSLSLEANDTNWTTTVTGTTADWLDVRSRVIGSGEFLTDDDDADRATVVVLGSQTATELFGRTDVVGQTVTMSGTDFTVVGVLAEQGSSGDANLDDVAVVPLSTLSEQLVGGFQRDALSTIYVQAASGDQLSAASQEVTTILLNLHGSASADAADFTVASQDSLVSTATAVYRTLTVLLTGIAALSLLVGGIGVMNIMLVSVTERTREIGLRKALGAPPWAIRRQFLVEASVLGLGGGLLGAALGIAAAAWLPGLLDTSVVVSAPAVVGSVAVAVGIGLVFGVYPATRAARLAPIDALRAQ, from the coding sequence ATGACCTGGGCACAGACCGTGGGCACGGGCTGGGCGGCCATCCGCAGCCACACGCTGCGCTCGGCACTCACGGTGCTCGGCATCCTCATCGGCATCGCCGCCGTGATCCTCACGGTGGGTCTCGGCCTCGGCACACAGCGTGACGTGAGCGCACAGATCAGCGCGCTGGGCTCGAACCTGCTGATCGTCACGCCCGGGTCCAGCACGTCCTCGGACGGCGTGCGCGGGGGGTTCGGCTCGGCGGCGTCGCTGACGCGGTCGGACGCGGACGCGCTCGCCTCGGCCGTCGCCGCCCCGGACGTCGCGAGCGTCGCACCCGAGAAGGAGACGAGCCTCTCGCTCGAGGCCAACGACACCAACTGGACCACCACCGTCACGGGCACCACCGCCGACTGGCTCGACGTGCGTTCGCGCGTGATCGGCAGCGGCGAGTTCCTCACGGACGACGACGACGCCGACCGGGCCACCGTGGTGGTGCTCGGCTCGCAGACCGCGACCGAGCTGTTCGGGCGCACCGACGTCGTCGGGCAGACCGTGACGATGTCCGGGACCGACTTCACCGTGGTGGGCGTGCTGGCCGAGCAGGGGTCGAGCGGCGACGCCAACCTGGACGACGTCGCGGTGGTGCCGCTGAGCACGCTGTCCGAGCAGCTCGTCGGCGGCTTCCAGCGCGACGCGCTCTCGACGATCTACGTGCAGGCGGCCTCGGGCGACCAGCTCTCGGCGGCCTCGCAGGAGGTCACGACGATCCTGCTCAACCTGCACGGCAGCGCGTCGGCCGACGCGGCGGACTTCACGGTCGCCTCGCAGGACTCGCTGGTCTCCACGGCGACCGCGGTCTACCGGACCCTGACGGTGCTGCTCACCGGCATCGCGGCGCTGTCACTGCTGGTCGGCGGCATCGGCGTCATGAACATCATGCTCGTCTCGGTCACCGAGCGGACGCGCGAGATCGGTCTCCGCAAGGCGCTCGGCGCCCCGCCCTGGGCGATCCGGCGCCAGTTCCTGGTCGAGGCGTCCGTGCTGGGCCTCGGCGGCGGTCTGCTGGGCGCCGCGCTCGGGATCGCGGCGGCCGCGTGGCTGCCCGGGCTGCTGGACACCTCCGTGGTCGTGTCCGCCCCGGCCGTCGTCGGCTCGGTCGCCGTGGCCGTGGGCATCGGCCTGGTGTTCGGCGTGTACCCCGCGACGCGCGCCGCGCGGCTCGCCCCGATCGACGCGCTGCGTGCGCAGTGA
- a CDS encoding efflux RND transporter periplasmic adaptor subunit, with product MRTHGRRRWFLRGGAAVVVLALLAGGAWWIWWREPAEAATAAPTTQTVQASLTTMEKSVTGTGTLTPTVNENVAFAVSGTVTAVDVAVGDTVTAGQRLATVDTLELDAALLSANATLVEAQARLADAQDADDGTDVAQAQVDAAAAQVDVAQAAYDAAQDALADARLTAPAAGLVTAVDVAVGDVVSGSSGSGGGAGEAGAGTGGTGGAGTGTSSTATSSAQFTIVGTQAWQVTTTVDETDVALLEVGDQVEMTSDDLTGTLYGTVAEIGLVSSSTSGVASYPVTVDVIQPEETLHDGVSVDVEVIYERRTDVLTVPALAVTQADDGTSQVTTLAADGSESTVTVETGETSGSMIEITSGLAEGDSVVLQVFTRGGTGGGTGTQDQQGRLPAFDGGQMPQMPEGFVGGPGGQGNG from the coding sequence ATGCGCACGCACGGCAGACGCAGGTGGTTCCTGCGCGGCGGGGCGGCGGTGGTGGTGCTCGCACTGCTCGCCGGCGGCGCCTGGTGGATCTGGTGGCGCGAGCCCGCGGAGGCGGCGACTGCGGCACCCACGACGCAGACGGTGCAGGCGAGCCTGACGACCATGGAGAAGTCCGTGACCGGCACCGGCACGCTGACGCCCACGGTCAACGAGAACGTGGCCTTCGCGGTGTCGGGGACGGTCACGGCGGTCGACGTCGCGGTCGGTGACACCGTCACGGCGGGTCAGCGGCTCGCGACCGTGGACACGCTCGAGCTGGACGCGGCGCTGCTCTCGGCCAACGCGACGCTGGTCGAGGCGCAGGCGCGCCTGGCGGACGCGCAGGACGCCGACGACGGCACCGACGTCGCACAGGCGCAGGTCGACGCCGCCGCCGCGCAGGTGGACGTGGCCCAGGCGGCGTACGACGCCGCGCAGGACGCGCTCGCCGACGCCCGGCTGACCGCACCGGCCGCAGGGCTGGTCACCGCGGTCGACGTCGCGGTCGGGGACGTCGTGAGCGGGTCCAGCGGCTCAGGCGGGGGCGCGGGCGAGGCCGGCGCGGGCACCGGGGGCACGGGCGGGGCGGGCACGGGCACGAGCAGCACCGCGACCTCGTCGGCGCAGTTCACGATCGTCGGCACGCAGGCGTGGCAGGTGACGACGACGGTCGACGAGACCGACGTGGCGCTGCTCGAGGTGGGCGACCAGGTGGAGATGACGTCCGACGACCTCACCGGGACGCTGTACGGCACGGTCGCGGAGATCGGCCTGGTGTCCAGCAGCACGTCGGGCGTCGCGTCCTACCCGGTGACGGTGGACGTGATCCAGCCCGAGGAGACGCTGCACGACGGCGTGAGCGTGGACGTCGAGGTCATCTACGAACGCCGCACGGACGTGCTCACGGTGCCCGCGCTCGCGGTCACGCAGGCGGACGACGGCACGTCCCAGGTGACGACCCTGGCGGCCGACGGGAGCGAGTCGACGGTCACCGTGGAGACGGGTGAGACGTCCGGCTCGATGATCGAGATCACGTCGGGGCTCGCCGAGGGCGACTCCGTGGTGCTGCAGGTGTTCACGCGCGGCGGCACCGGCGGTGGCACGGGCACGCAGGACCAGCAGGGCCGGCTGCCGGCCTTCGACGGCGGGCAGATGCCGCAGATGCCGGAGGGCTTCGTCGGCGGGCCGGGGGGTCAGGGCAATGGCTGA
- a CDS encoding immunoglobulin-like domain-containing protein: MTLPRAATAALTTLAVTAGALVGMVPAASAAAPTADLIAHYELDATTGATVVDSSGNSHDGTVVGTPTWTTGGLQLSGAASNANYVKLPDGLLAGKASATVSMQVKADAAANTADNFLWNFGGYSASSGTGTGSWFIAPRNALRTVVTPSHWSGEQSATWSGKVLTPGTWQNVTATIEPNGTSSTLKLYVDGALVATNTNVTTNPATLTDHTRNRLGGSAYDGDRGFPGTIGETRIYGAALTAAQVADVVADDAADTAADILAGIDLGDTSAVTKDLALPTRQIAWSTSDAAVVTAGGVVSRPAEGQPDATATLTATATVAGQAVTKPFTVTVKALASGEDAMPATADLRSYFPLNASYPGTPAAGTTTFAGAMTAPVWTPTHLELSSDAYLANNAAAGLDLTGSSTTSIDVLIPSATVGNANSTVFTVGGNATTTNLSFHPFYSAGKGAAVIRIGGTVVATAQLDAALPRDVWMNLTVVLDDAADTLTVYRDGMQVAQATGVTTTASAIGSSVLRLNREGWTYTNLAAKFRSLRVYSVAATPANARALAGQGARFAFDQVLASVDLPETVVSDVSLPGAGAVTWTSSNPAVISTAGVVTRPAPGQDDATVTLTATSTRAGVVLTRDFVVTVPALLSEAEKVAEDAAALEVAGADDLRSIVTLTEQGAEHGSAITWATSDAAVVALVDEDGAVYADPQRAPYGHAAGTAELTATLTLGSASQDVTIDVTVPALPRKVDDEGYAFAYFTANTVSGENIYLAASDGNNALAWNELNDGKFVLTSEFGEKGLRDPFILRSHEGDKFFLIATDLSIGRNGDWGRAQQWGSQYIEIWESTDLVTWSQQRHVKVSPDTAGMTWAPEAYWDDELGEYVVFWASRVFTDATHSTCITTESGAGCYARMMYATTKDFVTFSAPKIWQDTGAARIDSTVIKDGDHFYRYTKDEGGQSGCTDIIAERSTSLTTVTTKASAQANTGWTNVANCLARTAGFNGAVEGPTVFAANPGDTSAYDYYLYLDNYGGSGYFPLGTNDLASGAWSIAQGQLPASRHGTVMPVTLDQWQVLTGADVEATSSTTTVAYDPRSRVASATVVAADGFEVGGTVTFTAGTWSQTVQLTAGTEATASATVPAGVAGALTVAFAGTAEIAPSTGAFTIEVPVPTGLVLTSVPRTSYRVGDAIDLAGLAGTVTYSDGTTVAVDAADVTVTGFSATTPGTRTVTVSFADAGRTVTATYTVTVAKAVSSVTLTRSVSAVPHGGKVTFTARVTGGATGSVAFWSSGQKLGTATVVKGVATTTLRLTGVGTKLVTAVYSGTSTVASSSSSPVKVTVRKAKPTSIAVTSTTFTKGTRPTVVVKVGVLDNGSYPVGKVKITFGTSVRTVTLPASAKGVVRLTLPTSRTTAIKVKAQFLPTDTADVASVTSAWRTLSPR, translated from the coding sequence ATGACGCTTCCTCGCGCGGCAACTGCCGCACTCACCACCCTCGCGGTCACCGCGGGCGCGCTCGTCGGGATGGTCCCGGCGGCGTCGGCCGCGGCACCCACCGCCGACCTGATCGCCCACTACGAGCTGGATGCGACCACGGGCGCCACCGTGGTCGACTCCTCGGGCAACTCCCACGACGGCACCGTCGTGGGCACGCCCACCTGGACCACCGGCGGCCTGCAGCTCTCGGGCGCCGCGTCCAACGCCAACTACGTCAAGCTGCCGGACGGCCTGCTGGCCGGCAAGGCGTCGGCGACCGTCTCCATGCAGGTCAAGGCGGACGCCGCGGCCAACACGGCGGACAACTTCCTGTGGAACTTCGGTGGCTACTCCGCCTCGAGCGGCACGGGCACCGGCAGCTGGTTCATCGCGCCCCGCAACGCGCTGCGCACGGTCGTGACGCCCAGCCACTGGTCCGGTGAGCAGAGCGCCACGTGGAGCGGCAAGGTCCTGACGCCCGGCACGTGGCAGAACGTCACGGCCACGATCGAGCCGAACGGCACGTCCTCGACGCTCAAGCTGTACGTCGACGGCGCGCTCGTGGCGACCAACACCAACGTCACCACCAACCCGGCCACGCTGACCGACCACACGCGCAACCGTCTGGGCGGCTCGGCGTACGACGGCGACCGGGGCTTCCCCGGCACCATCGGCGAGACGCGCATCTACGGCGCGGCGCTCACCGCGGCTCAGGTGGCCGACGTCGTCGCGGACGACGCGGCCGACACCGCGGCGGACATCCTCGCGGGCATCGACCTGGGCGACACCTCCGCGGTGACCAAGGACCTGGCGCTGCCGACGAGGCAGATCGCCTGGTCGACGAGCGACGCTGCCGTGGTCACCGCGGGTGGCGTGGTCTCGCGCCCCGCGGAGGGTCAGCCCGATGCGACCGCGACCCTGACGGCGACCGCGACCGTCGCGGGCCAGGCCGTCACCAAGCCGTTCACCGTGACGGTCAAGGCACTCGCGTCCGGTGAGGACGCGATGCCCGCCACGGCGGACCTGCGCTCGTACTTCCCGCTCAACGCGTCCTACCCCGGCACCCCCGCCGCGGGTACGACGACGTTCGCGGGCGCGATGACGGCGCCCGTCTGGACGCCCACGCACCTCGAGCTGAGCAGTGACGCCTACCTCGCGAACAACGCGGCGGCGGGGCTGGACCTGACGGGCTCGTCGACCACGTCGATCGACGTGCTGATCCCCTCGGCCACGGTCGGCAACGCGAACAGCACGGTGTTCACGGTCGGCGGCAACGCGACCACCACCAACCTGTCGTTCCACCCGTTCTACTCGGCCGGCAAGGGTGCTGCGGTGATCCGGATCGGCGGCACGGTCGTCGCGACCGCGCAGCTGGACGCCGCGCTCCCGCGTGACGTGTGGATGAACCTCACGGTGGTGCTGGACGACGCGGCCGACACGCTGACCGTGTATCGCGACGGCATGCAGGTCGCCCAGGCGACCGGCGTCACCACGACGGCCTCGGCGATCGGCAGCTCGGTGCTGCGGCTCAACCGTGAGGGCTGGACGTACACCAACCTCGCAGCCAAGTTCCGCAGCCTGCGCGTGTACTCCGTCGCGGCGACGCCCGCCAACGCCCGCGCGCTCGCCGGACAGGGCGCCCGCTTCGCGTTCGACCAGGTGCTCGCGTCCGTGGACCTGCCGGAGACCGTGGTGTCCGACGTCTCGCTGCCCGGCGCGGGCGCGGTCACCTGGACCTCGTCCAACCCGGCCGTGATCTCCACGGCCGGCGTGGTCACCCGGCCCGCACCCGGCCAGGACGACGCCACGGTCACGCTCACCGCCACCTCGACGCGCGCGGGTGTGGTGCTCACGCGCGACTTCGTCGTGACGGTCCCGGCGCTGCTGAGCGAGGCCGAGAAGGTGGCGGAAGACGCCGCTGCCCTCGAGGTCGCCGGCGCGGACGATCTGCGCAGCATCGTCACGCTCACCGAGCAGGGCGCCGAGCACGGGTCGGCCATCACGTGGGCCACGTCGGACGCCGCCGTGGTCGCGCTGGTCGACGAGGACGGCGCCGTCTACGCCGACCCGCAGCGCGCGCCGTACGGCCACGCGGCCGGCACGGCCGAGCTGACGGCGACGCTCACGCTCGGCTCGGCGTCGCAGGACGTCACGATCGACGTCACGGTGCCGGCGCTGCCGCGCAAGGTGGACGACGAGGGCTACGCGTTCGCGTACTTCACGGCGAACACGGTCAGCGGCGAGAACATCTACCTCGCGGCGTCGGACGGCAACAACGCGCTGGCCTGGAACGAGCTCAACGACGGCAAGTTCGTGCTGACGTCCGAGTTCGGCGAGAAGGGTCTGCGTGACCCGTTCATCCTGCGCTCGCACGAGGGTGACAAGTTCTTCCTCATCGCGACCGACCTGTCGATCGGCCGCAACGGCGACTGGGGCCGCGCGCAGCAGTGGGGCAGCCAGTACATCGAGATCTGGGAGTCCACGGACCTGGTGACCTGGTCGCAGCAGCGGCACGTCAAGGTCTCCCCGGACACCGCGGGCATGACCTGGGCGCCCGAGGCGTACTGGGACGACGAGCTCGGCGAGTACGTCGTGTTCTGGGCCTCGCGCGTGTTCACCGACGCGACGCACTCCACGTGCATCACCACCGAGAGCGGCGCCGGCTGCTACGCGCGCATGATGTACGCCACGACGAAGGACTTCGTGACGTTCTCGGCCCCGAAGATCTGGCAGGACACGGGCGCCGCGCGCATCGACTCCACGGTGATCAAGGACGGCGACCACTTCTACCGGTACACCAAGGACGAGGGCGGCCAGTCGGGCTGCACCGACATCATCGCGGAGCGTTCGACGTCGCTGACCACGGTCACGACCAAGGCGAGCGCGCAGGCGAACACCGGCTGGACCAACGTCGCCAACTGCCTCGCGCGGACCGCGGGCTTCAACGGTGCGGTCGAGGGCCCCACGGTCTTCGCGGCCAACCCGGGTGACACCAGCGCGTACGACTACTACCTGTACCTCGACAACTACGGCGGCTCGGGGTACTTCCCGCTCGGCACCAACGACCTGGCGTCGGGCGCGTGGTCGATCGCGCAGGGCCAGCTCCCGGCGTCGCGGCACGGCACGGTCATGCCGGTCACGCTCGACCAGTGGCAGGTGCTCACGGGCGCGGACGTCGAGGCGACGTCGTCGACGACGACGGTCGCGTACGACCCGCGCTCGCGGGTGGCGTCGGCCACGGTCGTGGCCGCCGACGGCTTCGAGGTCGGTGGCACCGTGACGTTCACGGCCGGCACCTGGTCGCAGACGGTGCAGCTGACCGCCGGCACCGAGGCGACCGCGTCCGCGACCGTCCCGGCCGGCGTCGCAGGCGCCCTCACGGTGGCCTTCGCGGGTACCGCGGAGATCGCGCCGAGCACGGGTGCGTTCACGATCGAGGTCCCGGTCCCCACGGGCCTGGTGCTCACGTCGGTGCCGCGCACGTCCTACCGCGTGGGTGACGCGATCGACCTGGCCGGCCTGGCCGGGACGGTCACGTACTCGGACGGCACGACGGTCGCGGTGGACGCCGCGGACGTCACGGTCACGGGCTTCTCGGCGACGACGCCGGGGACGCGGACCGTCACGGTGTCGTTCGCCGACGCGGGCCGCACGGTCACCGCGACGTACACGGTCACGGTCGCCAAGGCGGTCTCGTCCGTCACGCTGACGCGCTCCGTGTCCGCCGTCCCGCACGGCGGGAAGGTCACGTTCACGGCACGTGTCACTGGTGGCGCCACCGGTTCGGTCGCATTCTGGTCCTCGGGTCAGAAGCTCGGGACGGCCACGGTCGTCAAGGGCGTCGCGACCACGACGCTGCGCCTGACGGGTGTCGGCACCAAGCTCGTGACGGCGGTCTACTCGGGCACCTCCACGGTCGCCTCGAGCTCGTCGTCGCCCGTCAAGGTGACGGTCCGCAAGGCGAAGCCGACGTCGATCGCCGTCACCAGCACGACCTTCACGAAGGGCACGCGCCCGACGGTCGTCGTGAAGGTGGGCGTCCTCGACAACGGCAGCTACCCCGTGGGCAAGGTGAAGATCACCTTCGGCACCTCGGTGCGCACGGTGACGCTGCCGGCGTCGGCCAAGGGCGTCGTCCGGCTCACGCTGCCGACGTCCCGCACCACCGCCATCAAGGTCAAGGCGCAGTTCCTGCCGACCGACACGGCCGACGTCGCCTCGGTGACGTCGGCGTGGCGGACGCTCAGCCCGCGCTGA